In the Ranitomeya imitator isolate aRanImi1 chromosome 2, aRanImi1.pri, whole genome shotgun sequence genome, CCACAACAAATGTGTTGTCCAGCGGTAGCTCCTGAATGACATGATGTTTTTTGGGAGGAACCGGTGTTTCAGGCTTTATCTGGAAGGTTGGTTGTGGAGAAGCGGACTTGTAGTGCTTGGCCAGATCTGGACTATCGGGTTTGAATGTAGTCGGGGTGGTGCCCCAATTGTATTTCCCCATAGTTTGCTCTTCTAACTCCACCGGGATGTCCAACGTGCCGTTGATGTGTTCATGGGCAGGATCCTCCGTCTTAGATTCTTCTATAGTAACGAAATTGAGGAGGAGGTTTTTTGGAGAgcgcttcttcttcttcctctttttcTTAATTTGCCTGTTTTCCTGGTTGGGAGAAACCCACTCCCCGCTCTGCTTGTTCTTCTGAACCACTTTATGGCGTGGAGTTTGACGACAACGAACCAGAGCGGTGACAAAAATGACCAAAATCACGGTCATGGTCCCTGCGATGATTGCAATGATGATTTTGACGTAGTCATTCGTTTGCGGTGTTATCTCTCCATCTCCGATGTTCTGTCCCACCGGTGTCTCCATGTTTCTTCTCACAAGTTCTTGAACGTAAGATCCATTGGTGATGGTTTCATTGACAAACAAGTGGACAAGAGCAAGAGTGTGAAACGGCTCTGGCTTCCCCGAGTCATTCACTTTTATTATCAGCCGGTGTAAACCATGATCTCCAGCCAGAATTTTCTCCTTCAAGCTGATATTCCCACTCCTTTCATCGATGGTGAATAAACCCCTCGAGTTTCCTCCTACGATACTGTAACATAAATCAGCATTTATCCCGGTGTCATTATCCACGGCAAAGACTTTGGTTACAACAGAGCCTGGGTTGGTTGAAGTTGGCACCAATTCATAAGAATAATTAGTAGACGGGATGACGAATACGGGCCGGTTATCGTTGACGTCCTCAACAAATATAGTCACTTTTACGGTTGAAGACTTTTGAGGGGTTCCTCGATCCACGGCTTTCACCTGAAAAGTATAGGAACCTTGTTGCTCCCTGTCAAAGGTTATATTTGGCTTGATGACCCCTGTATGGGGATCAATTATAAAATTATCCCTTGCATTTAGAAGTGAGAGCGTAAACTCGGCGTTCTCGCCTAAATCTTCATCCGTTACCGTGATGAGACCAACGGTGCCATAGGTGGGTAGATTCTCTGGCACATAAAAGTTGTATTCATTATGGGTGAATGAGGGACTGTTATCATTTTGATCCAGGACTGATAAGGTCACGGTGGTGTTGGTTTGTAGTGAAGGCATTCCATTGTCCCTGGCAATGACGGTAAAGGTATACCGATCCTGCTTCTCCCTGTCCAATTTCCTTACGGCGGTGAGTATACCTGTTCGCCTATCAAGGTTAAATATGGATGGGGCATTGGGGCCCAGCATATAACTGAGCTCGGCATTACGGCCGCTGTCGGCATCGGTTGCACTGATTTTGGTCAGTTCGGTGCCAGGTGGGTTGTTTTCAATAAAAGACAGACCAATGACTGGAAGAGTAAAAACTGGAGGATTGTCGTTCTCGTCCTTAACCTTAATAAGAAGCAtggcggactggttgagaggtggtTTTCCAGAATCGGAGGCAACAATTTTGATTGCATATTCCCTAGTGGTTTCATAATCCAGAGGGGCGGCTGTTTCCAATAGAAACTGATTGTCAAACACGGGCTTCAACCTGAAGGGAACGTCATGGTCTGTGAAACAAGTCACCTTGCCGTTGAGATCGGCATCCTTATCGGTAACGGTGATCAGGGCGATTTTTGTATTTATCGGAGCCTTCTCGGATATTTGCACAGTTCCATTCACTGGGTTTATGATATACCTTGTATCGATCGATGGAATGTTATCATTTATGTCGGTGATGTTTATGGTGACGGTGGCCCGCGATGGAGTCGAACTGCCATCACTCGCTAAGACTGTCAATTTATGGTAGTGAGATTCTTCCCGGTCCAGGGGCTCCTTAACTGTAATTAATCCAGTATTGTTATCAATGGCAAAATGTCGCCTGGCAATGTTGGTGATTTGGTTTCCAAAATAAAAATGAATCTTGGCATTGGAGCCGAGGTCGGCATCGGTCGCGTGAAGTTGTGTAACGGACGTCCCCACAGCTGCATCTTCTGGAATATTCACCTCGATGTCTTTATCCTTAAAAACAGGACGGTTATCATTGACGTCGGTGACGGTGACTTGTAAAATGGCCGTACTGGATCTCGGAGGATTCCCACCATCTTCCACTTTGATCTTCATGACATAAGTATCCCTCTGTTCCCTGTCCAGACTCTGCTGGACAATAAGTTGGGGCCACTTGTCTCCTTCTGGTGTTTCAATGACATCGAGTCCAAAGATATTTTGGCTctgaaataaagaaaacaaaacaaaaaaaaaattaaataaatattttttggaaCCTTTACGTCAAATGCAACACAATCAAAGAGTATCAATAAAGGAAACAATCAAACGTGACCTTCCATCAGTACAAGTCAAACTATCCATGGAGACCATTATCACCCAACATTACTGACACCCAAACGTTCCAAACATGACATTACATACCCTGGGGGGGGCTGATTTTGGGAAGGTCCATGTGGCAGGTTGTGTATCTGGGCAGCAACCTTGGGACCTAACAGTTTAGGAGATGTTTGGCCCATTATTTGCACCATGCTGATGACCGGATTCAACACTGAACCCAAGATCGAAGTGGTCTATGTAGCCCCAATGTCAGAAGAACCAACGCACATCGAAATGTATCATTTCATCTACTCGCCCAAAACTgatccaaaaacaaaaaaaaagcaaagtatcTTCAAAGTTACATAGTTACGGAATGTACACAGGTTGGAGAAAGACTCCGATCGAACAACTTCAACCTTGTGTGACTTCTCCCACCCGTTTATTTTCCATACCTCTCGGTAACTTTCGTCTGCATGCGAATAAGCATAATTACATTATTCGTTCCTCAAAGCGGGTTAAGCTAATAAATTAAATACACTTTTAGAGATGTTAATCTAATTTTCTCGCCCAGATGGGTCCGTGCTGCCAGTAATCATGAAAATAAATTCCCCCGAAAATATATTTATAAATGATTAACTCAAGAAATCGCTAACAAGGCGACGGGCGGATGCCAAGGAAAACCCTCCGAACCAAGAGTTCTATTTTCATTTGCAATTTATTTAGCCAAGAAAATGCTGATATGATGTGTCCATGATCGTGCCATGGGCCAGACGGGCAATGGGCAGGTTCTGCCACGCAGGGTCCATGCTGCACTCACAACTGGGGACCTTGTCAAAAACGTACGAGTTATATGGCATTAATTAGGCACTGGGAGTTATACAACAGACCCTCTTGGTATGGGACGaccatatggtcactgtatggcggtgttatgtggAGGTTATGCAGCTGTTATTTGCGCACTATACACCACTATTACATAGTTATTATAGCCCAGATTCAACTTATACATTGTTGTtgattttttaagtcacttttcttttttctttttttttttcttgttttattcgtTTACATTTTCTGCTCCAAATTCTTCAAAACGGTGCACGCGATTCATGAATTTGTCGCAAAGTCAAAAATGCTCTTTAATCTGGTTGATAACTTTTTTTTTGTATACTTTTTAGTGCAAAAGGTCGCAAGGTCCTCTAAAATATTGTAAACTTTGCGCAAAAAAATGACAAATGTACATAAAATCATCCCAAGGGGGAGCACGGAGAACATTGGTACaaacattttcaaactttttataagGTTGCAATTGATGAATTGGCCAAAAACATCTTGAAAACCCCAAACCCCATCTGCAAataaaagaacaaacaaaaaaaacaaaaacaaaacaaaggcgCAATTAAAAGAAGAATAAAGGGGCAAATGAAAAACAGGCGAAAAACACCAAAGACGAAACAAAAAAGTGTAAATACAATAACGTATCCGGCTCCATTTCTCCATTTCCGTGTTTGGCACCTGAGTTTAGATGAAGAAAGCGCTGGAGGAAGATGCACGAAATTCGCCAAGTAGTGAGAACATgataatgaatttggcgcatccgTCAGCCGCCGTGTGCCTCCGCTGGAATTGATCACCGGTTAGGGGCTGGTGTAACCCTCCGCCCCTCCTGGCTGAGCTCCGCACACTTTTCATCTACAAGTTTTGCAAACATTTTGCAACATTTTAAGCGGTTTTGTTCCAGACAACTGGTGCAAACCGCCACGTGGTGTCATTACGTGACTACAATACTGATACCTGAGCATTTCATGACACTTGTGTACATTGTATAGGACTATTATCTATTCACTGGAtggcagaattattattattattattatttattgttatagcgccatttattccatggcgctttacatgtaaggaggggtaattATGTAACTATTCTGTGGCACTGAGATGTGTGCACCACatggcaccatgtggcggtattatgtggtATCTTACAGAACTATTATTTATTATCCCTATGGAATCTGTCTGTTCAGTGTATGGCATTATGCCGTAGCTATACAGCACAGTATGGCGGTAGTATTTATGCACTGTACGGCAGGTTCACCTCACCCATTAGGAGGGGCACAGATGCCAGCACACGCAGAAACGCCCCCTGTCTGTGCCCTCTGGCGGCTGCAGGGATGGGCGCTGTGCTGGGCGAGCGGCTCGGACTCTCAGACATTTTTGATGATTTGTATAAACTTCTGAATTTCAGATTTTTACAGGAAATAATTGGTTTTCTTGTGGAGAGCGGAGATTTTATTATTGTTCTCCTGCAGTTATTGCTGATGTTTCCCTTTTATTGGCAGGATAATAAAACATTCTCTATACATTTTGCTGTTTGTAGGGAAATATACATTATGCAAATCAACCCTGGAAGGTTTCCAAATTCTCCTGAGTGATTTTCATGACTGCAAACTAACCGACTGCTCTGTACAACGGCTGCATCCAGCACATTACCAAGCTGAGCAGTAAATCcctaatgacatcactgtgtgcattatatctgtactgtgacatcactgtgtgtattatccctgtactgtgacatcactgtgtattatccctgtactgtgacatcactgtatgcattatccctgtactgtgacatcactgtgtgtattatctctgtactgggacatcactgtgtgcattatatctgtactgtgacatcactgtgtatattatccctgtactgtgtcatcactgtgtgcattatatctgtactgtgacatcactgtgtgtattatccctgtactgtgacatcactgtgtgtattatttctgtactgtgacatcactgtgtttattatctctgtactgtgacatcactgtgtgtattatccctgtactgtgacatcactgtgtgcattatccctgtactgtgacatcactgtgtgtattatatctgtactgtgacatcactgtatgcattatccctgtactgtgacatcactgtgtgtattatatctgtactgtgacatcactgtgtgtattatccctgtactgtgacatcactgtgtattatccctgtactgtgacatcactgtatgcattatccctgtactgtgacatcactgtgtgtattatatctgtactgtgatatcactgtgtattatccctgtaatgtgacatcactgtgtgtattatccctgtactgcgatatcactgtgtattatccctgtactgtgacatcactgtatgcattatccctgtactgtgacatcactgtgtgtattatatctgtactgtgatatcactgtgtattatccctgtactgtaacatcactgtgt is a window encoding:
- the PCDH11X gene encoding protocadherin-11 X-linked isoform X2; the encoded protein is MDLLSATYVLAVLIACIVYESGAQEKNYIIREEQGENISIGNLLRDLNLTLDPDIALSTPLQFKLVYKTGDVPLVRVEENTGEIFTTSNRIDREKLCSGVFTENKCFYEVEVAVLPDEVFRLVKIRFLIEDINDNAPLFPSTVINISIPENTAVNSRFSVPSAIDPDVGKNGIQNYDLLKSQNIFGLDVIETPEGDKWPQLIVQQSLDREQRDTYVMKIKVEDGGNPPRSSTAILQVTVTDVNDNRPVFKDKDIEVNIPEDAAVGTSVTQLHATDADLGSNAKIHFYFGNQITNIARRHFAIDNNTGLITVKEPLDREESHYHKLTVLASDGSSTPSRATVTINITDINDNIPSIDTRYIINPVNGTVQISEKAPINTKIALITVTDKDADLNGKVTCFTDHDVPFRLKPVFDNQFLLETAAPLDYETTREYAIKIVASDSGKPPLNQSAMLLIKVKDENDNPPVFTLPVIGLSFIENNPPGTELTKISATDADSGRNAELSYMLGPNAPSIFNLDRRTGILTAVRKLDREKQDRYTFTVIARDNGMPSLQTNTTVTLSVLDQNDNSPSFTHNEYNFYVPENLPTYGTVGLITVTDEDLGENAEFTLSLLNARDNFIIDPHTGVIKPNITFDREQQGSYTFQVKAVDRGTPQKSSTVKVTIFVEDVNDNRPVFVIPSTNYSYELVPTSTNPGSVVTKVFAVDNDTGINADLCYSIVGGNSRGLFTIDERSGNISLKEKILAGDHGLHRLIIKVNDSGKPEPFHTLALVHLFVNETITNGSYVQELVRRNMETPVGQNIGDGEITPQTNDYVKIIIAIIAGTMTVILVIFVTALVRCRQTPRHKVVQKNKQSGEWVSPNQENRQIKKKRKKKKRSPKNLLLNFVTIEESKTEDPAHEHINGTLDIPVELEEQTMGKYNWGTTPTTFKPDSPDLAKHYKSASPQPTFQIKPETPVPPKKHHVIQELPLDNTFVVGCDSLSKCSSSSSDPYSVSECSCQGGFKAPGPIHTRQHGKDIGKLQSPLKESNLESWSQPPTQRRVTFHLPDGSQESCSDSGLGDPEPSSGSNVSQPLPLGFTQEEYYEQSSANSRTEGDGNSDPESTIEVNLQKALAEASETCTQECLILGHSDNCWMPPSLTQYQQSNPPLPTFGFQQGWGRGTRPDGVHTLGRPLPKEDTEKGTSRPQFYNTCERHCTIEDPVKVIPLANFTPCQQAPGSGSNPIFVHEHQL
- the PCDH11X gene encoding protocadherin-11 X-linked isoform X1, producing MDLLSATYVLAVLIACIVYESGAQEKNYIIREEQGENISIGNLLRDLNLTLDPDIALSTPLQFKLVYKTGDVPLVRVEENTGEIFTTSNRIDREKLCSGVFTENKCFYEVEVAVLPDEVFRLVKIRFLIEDINDNAPLFPSTVINISIPENTAVNSRFSVPSAIDPDVGKNGIQNYDLLKSQNIFGLDVIETPEGDKWPQLIVQQSLDREQRDTYVMKIKVEDGGNPPRSSTAILQVTVTDVNDNRPVFKDKDIEVNIPEDAAVGTSVTQLHATDADLGSNAKIHFYFGNQITNIARRHFAIDNNTGLITVKEPLDREESHYHKLTVLASDGSSTPSRATVTINITDINDNIPSIDTRYIINPVNGTVQISEKAPINTKIALITVTDKDADLNGKVTCFTDHDVPFRLKPVFDNQFLLETAAPLDYETTREYAIKIVASDSGKPPLNQSAMLLIKVKDENDNPPVFTLPVIGLSFIENNPPGTELTKISATDADSGRNAELSYMLGPNAPSIFNLDRRTGILTAVRKLDREKQDRYTFTVIARDNGMPSLQTNTTVTLSVLDQNDNSPSFTHNEYNFYVPENLPTYGTVGLITVTDEDLGENAEFTLSLLNARDNFIIDPHTGVIKPNITFDREQQGSYTFQVKAVDRGTPQKSSTVKVTIFVEDVNDNRPVFVIPSTNYSYELVPTSTNPGSVVTKVFAVDNDTGINADLCYSIVGGNSRGLFTIDERSGNISLKEKILAGDHGLHRLIIKVNDSGKPEPFHTLALVHLFVNETITNGSYVQELVRRNMETPVGQNIGDGEITPQTNDYVKIIIAIIAGTMTVILVIFVTALVRCRQTPRHKVVQKNKQSGEWVSPNQENRQIKKKRKKKKRSPKNLLLNFVTIEESKTEDPAHEHINGTLDIPVELEEQTMGKYNWGTTPTTFKPDSPDLAKHYKSASPQPTFQIKPETPVPPKKHHVIQELPLDNTFVVGCDSLSKCSSSSSDPYSVSECSCQGGFKAPGPIHTRQHGKDIGKLQSPLKESNLESWSQPPTQRRVTFHLPDGSQESCSDSGLGDPEPSSGSNVSQPLPLGFTQEEYYEQSSANSRTEGDGNSDPESKLHLLNYVTETPPFDPLAIEVNLQKALAEASETCTQECLILGHSDNCWMPPSLTQYQQSNPPLPTFGFQQGWGRGTRPDGVHTLGRPLPKEDTEKGTSRPQFYNTCERHCTIEDPVKVIPLANFTPCQQAPGSGSNPIFVHEHQL
- the PCDH11X gene encoding protocadherin-11 X-linked isoform X4, yielding MDLLSATYVLAVLIACIVYESGAQEKNYIIREEQGENISIGNLLRDLNLTLDPDIALSTPLQFKLVYKTGDVPLVRVEENTGEIFTTSNRIDREKLCSGVFTENKCFYEVEVAVLPDEVFRLVKIRFLIEDINDNAPLFPSTVINISIPENTAVNSRFSVPSAIDPDVGKNGIQNYDLLKSQNIFGLDVIETPEGDKWPQLIVQQSLDREQRDTYVMKIKVEDGGNPPRSSTAILQVTVTDVNDNRPVFKDKDIEVNIPEDAAVGTSVTQLHATDADLGSNAKIHFYFGNQITNIARRHFAIDNNTGLITVKEPLDREESHYHKLTVLASDGSSTPSRATVTINITDINDNIPSIDTRYIINPVNGTVQISEKAPINTKIALITVTDKDADLNGKVTCFTDHDVPFRLKPVFDNQFLLETAAPLDYETTREYAIKIVASDSGKPPLNQSAMLLIKVKDENDNPPVFTLPVIGLSFIENNPPGTELTKISATDADSGRNAELSYMLGPNAPSIFNLDRRTGILTAVRKLDREKQDRYTFTVIARDNGMPSLQTNTTVTLSVLDQNDNSPSFTHNEYNFYVPENLPTYGTVGLITVTDEDLGENAEFTLSLLNARDNFIIDPHTGVIKPNITFDREQQGSYTFQVKAVDRGTPQKSSTVKVTIFVEDVNDNRPVFVIPSTNYSYELVPTSTNPGSVVTKVFAVDNDTGINADLCYSIVGGNSRGLFTIDERSGNISLKEKILAGDHGLHRLIIKVNDSGKPEPFHTLALVHLFVNETITNGSYVQELVRRNMETPVGQNIGDGEITPQTNDYVKIIIAIIAGTMTVILVIFVTALVRCRQTPRHKVVQKNKQSGEWVSPNQENRQIKKKRKKKKRSPKNLLLNFVTIEESKTEDPAHEHINGTLDIPVELEEQTMGKYNWGTTPTTFKPDSPDLAKHYKSASPQPTFQIKPETPVPPKKHHVIQELPLDNTFVVGCDSLSKCSSSSSDPYSVSECSCQGGFKAPGPIHTRQL
- the PCDH11X gene encoding protocadherin-11 X-linked isoform X3, with the protein product MDLLSATYVLAVLIACIVYESGAQEKNYIIREEQGENISIGNLLRDLNLTLDPDIALSTPLQFKLVYKTGDVPLVRVEENTGEIFTTSNRIDREKLCSGVFTENKCFYEVEVAVLPDEVFRLVKIRFLIEDINDNAPLFPSTVINISIPENTAVNSRFSVPSAIDPDVGKNGIQNYDLLKSQNIFGLDVIETPEGDKWPQLIVQQSLDREQRDTYVMKIKVEDGGNPPRSSTAILQVTVTDVNDNRPVFKDKDIEVNIPEDAAVGTSVTQLHATDADLGSNAKIHFYFGNQITNIARRHFAIDNNTGLITVKEPLDREESHYHKLTVLASDGSSTPSRATVTINITDINDNIPSIDTRYIINPVNGTVQISEKAPINTKIALITVTDKDADLNGKVTCFTDHDVPFRLKPVFDNQFLLETAAPLDYETTREYAIKIVASDSGKPPLNQSAMLLIKVKDENDNPPVFTLPVIGLSFIENNPPGTELTKISATDADSGRNAELSYMLGPNAPSIFNLDRRTGILTAVRKLDREKQDRYTFTVIARDNGMPSLQTNTTVTLSVLDQNDNSPSFTHNEYNFYVPENLPTYGTVGLITVTDEDLGENAEFTLSLLNARDNFIIDPHTGVIKPNITFDREQQGSYTFQVKAVDRGTPQKSSTVKVTIFVEDVNDNRPVFVIPSTNYSYELVPTSTNPGSVVTKVFAVDNDTGINADLCYSIVGGNSRGLFTIDERSGNISLKEKILAGDHGLHRLIIKVNDSGKPEPFHTLALVHLFVNETITNGSYVQELVRRNMETPVGQNIGDGEITPQTNDYVKIIIAIIAGTMTVILVIFVTALVRCRQTPRHKVVQKNKQSGEWVSPNQENRQIKKKRKKKKRSPKNLLLNFVTIEESKTEDPAHEHINGTLDIPVELEEQTMGKYNWGTTPTTFKPDSPDLAKHYKSASPQPTFQIKPETPVPPKKHHVIQELPLDNTFVVGCDSLSKCSSSSSDPYSVSECSCQGGFKAPGPIHTRQPLRFHWILDNAASVNVGQPTAVS